The Denticeps clupeoides chromosome 1, fDenClu1.1, whole genome shotgun sequence genome segment GTCTGCCAGTGATCGTGGTTCCTACTTCCTCCTGAAAAATGGCCTTCAAATCTTCTGTACTGTAGAAGAATGAGAGGTGATTCTTCTGCACTTTTCTCCGCTGCGTGTTGGGTTTCGGCTGCACTGTAACATTCTACTTCAGCTTTCTGCTGATGGACTGCATGATGAATTTGTCTGTGCTCAGAAATCTATACCAAGCTGAGTGATATTTGAGGAACAGCGGGATGTGGGACCTTTTAAAACCCCGTCTGTCAATAACCCAGCAGAtacatccgtgtgtgtgtgtgtgtgtgtgtacatggggGTTGgggctgtagtgtgtgtgtttgtgaggtgATGGTTGTTCAGGGAATCCTTGGAGAGTTTCATGTCAAGGACATtggggtcacacacacacacacacacacacacacacacacacacacacacacacacacacacacattgactcTCTGAGTCTGGGTGGGGCTCCACTTGTCTGTACTCTACTGGTAAGTGGTTTTGGCCTGACCGGGGGAGTTTTCTGGTtcatgatgatggtgatgatgatgaaggtgtgTGAGGTGTTCTGCTCAGAACTCCAACTTCACTTCTTTGCTCAGCAGCTTTTTTCCCCGCGGGACGTTTTGTTTGCAGTGACCGGACTAATTCACTCCAACCCGGTCAGCAGAACGTCCAGCGGTGCCACAATCAGCggaatcacacacactcacacacacacacacacacacacacacacacacacaaacacggacacacacacacgcacgcacgcactcacacccacacacgcactcacatacacgcacacactcacacacacactcacacgccggCGCGCCACGCAGCGGTCCTCCCTCCATCCTGCGCGCTGCGTTACCGGAGGAAGCGCAGACATCATCCTGCTCCGCTCGTCCGCCGGGTCCATGGCTGCAGCGCTGCAGGTCCCGCTGATCTTCGTCCTGCTCGGAGTCTGGTAAGTTCGCGCGATGCGGGAATACCGTCAGTCGGGGATGTGGCTTTATTTACTGGTGGTGGCCGGTCCTCTCCACCCAGCCCTGTCCGCTCCTGGTCACGTGGACAAGCATGAAGTAGATGGTGACCGTGGTGCACACTTCACCACCTCAGCTTATTGCAGGACCTTCATGAAGTGAATGAAGTGGCTCCTCGTGATGACCCAAAGCGGTGCAATTCTGGAAGAGCTCGGCATCCACCAGCTGGGATCCTCCTCCATTCAGCTTCTTCTGGTGGATGTGGGGAGGCTGGGACCCTGCTGGGACTCTGGGTCTGACATTACTGAGCTTCCAGTTACATTGATAGAATCAGATAAATACAGAAACACGCATGTTTACACAAGTATACAGTGAAATTCCCAGAAAACAGGTTTAACCATCACTGTTCTTCTCGCTGTCTTCAGTCAGATTGGAAATGATCAACTTCTCATTTTTCATAGCTTATTACTCAGAAGGTAAATATGTTATATTATTTAGGTATTTCGTTCAATTATTGTACTAGTTAAGGGATGTCCTGCTCCTGGAAGAAGTTGGGTCGACAGGAACGGCCATGTCCTGGTGGCTCCAAATACACCTTTTCAAAAGATCAACTCAgattattataaaataagaGCCTTGAAGCACAAACACCTGGAGATTCAGACAGATATCCTGAAAAGTTTGTCCTCTATGGACACCACGTTCCATCCAGGCCAGGAGGCACTTTGCCAACTGGGTTCCTTCAGATCTCCAGGTGAAGGTGTGAAAGAGGGCCACCAGAGCAGCTCCAGCTGTCGCTGTTATTGCAGCTGGCGCCAGCCAGAAGCCGTCAACATTTAGACTGGGATTCAGAAGCTCTGTGCTGGCCAGAAGGTTCCAGCCCCTTGGCGTTTTCAGTGATGGCTCTGAAAATAGCATCATGAGAGACATTACAGAAGCATCTACAGGGGCCTGGTCTGTCTGCTGACTTCCTGCAGTTTCAACTTCAGCATGAGAGGCTTGCTGAGATCTTCTATTgtaccaccaccatcacctctACAACCAAAATCTTGAAATGGAATCAGATCATCACATTCATTTAACTGATAAAGAATCCAATCAAATCACAGTGAAGTCACAGATTCACAGACCTACCAAAAATGAACCATCAAgcacgtgtatgtgtgtgtgctgtatatACATGCACATCTCCACAGAGATCAGAATTCTGTTCATGGCACCATGCTGTGGGATGGATGATTTGCAACAAATCGCAGCCCGGCTGTTGCCTTtctgcagtggtgtgtgtgtgtgtgtgtgtgtgtgtgtgcgtgcgtgcgctaTAGGccatgggtgtgtgtttgtgtgtcaagGTCTGAACGCAAAGGCAGAACGGATGAGCAGAAGTGCCTTGGTGCTTACAGCTTCGTCAGCTGTTTAACGCAAATGAAAAATGAGCTTATTTCCCCTGCAGACGgaacaacagtgtgtgtgtgtgtgtgtgtgtgtgtgtgtgtgcgtatgcgtGTGTTGGGGACCCAGAGTAGTAACTATGTAATGACTGtgttgtaaatgtgtaattatcCATAGCAAACAAGCTAATTTCACAGCAAAATGTctctatttttacatttgtgaagaaattgtatatttatactttttaaaattgtatatattttttatatatttttcattttttttctgactgcaCATAACCTTCATTTGCTCTCTTCAAATGTACACAGTCAGATTAATATGAGTTTCCCCCTCTCCCCATTTCCTCCTGCCTCTAAATCTGCAGTAATATTCTTTCATCTGGCTTCatttctcctcttcctcgcttCATTACGCTCCCTTTGTTCTGCCCAGATTGTAATCTACAGCCAGATACTTTTCAGCGTCTCGCTGTATCGCTACAGATCTCCATAAATCCTTCTATATATTCCCCGGCATTTCTTTACCTTTCCCCTTTTATTTTATCGTATTCTGCACCCATTTCGTTTCTATTATCttaaatgcctttttttattccgctcttctctctccacccccttgccttctctgtctgtctggcagCATGGCGTTTGGCCCCAACAAGGGCGAGGAGGAGGATTATGAGGACGTCCCCATAAATAAAACCTGGGTTTTATCGCCGAAGGTTGACGAGAGCGACGTCACCTCCATCCTGAACAAACTGCTGCAGGGCTACGACAACAAGCTGCGCCCGGACATCGGAGGCAAGTTCCGCCTTCCCACGACTGCCATTCTGGATCCGAGCCCGTTCTTGTAACGGGTAACGGGAGCGGCTTCCCGTCCGGCCAATCAGATAAAAGCAGCGCTGGCTCAGAATTGCTTATTCAGGGAAGACAGGGCATTTTTACCTCCatggcgtgtgtttgtgtgtctagcAACTCAAGTTATTAAGACAGATTGATTGCAGCCGAGTGGGAGCACAAGAACGCCAAGTTGCTATTgattagttgtgtgtgtgtgtgtgtgtgtgtgtgtgtgtgtgtgcagtgtgatTTGCGATGTGGCACCAGAGTACTCCGTGACGTGTTAGATTGTGTTGTTCCATGAATAGACTGGAATAATAAAATAGACGCTCGTGTTCTGTCATCAGTCATCAGGAACATGGAACACAGCTGGACATATTTCATAATCTAGAGCGTCTGTATTGCAGTGCGGCCGACGGTGATCGAGACGGCGGTGTACGTGAACAGCATCGGCCCCGTGGACCCAATCAACATGGTGAGTGACGCACAGAGACACGACGTCAAAACCCACCAACACCAAACCAAGAACCCGAGGGCGGTGGTCTGTGGAACCGCAGGGTTCTATTATGTCCCCATGCTGTGGTCCATGGCAACTGGGTAGGAAAAAAGCCAGCAAAGTGCGTTTGtcagttttattattactactattataAATTGCTCTATTGATCAAGTAAGTGAGCGATTAAAGAACAGAAAATACAATAAGACGTTTACAAGGAAgcataaacaaataaaccaaataaattaatgccttgtttgttttttatatatttcagttTATATTTCAGTATATAGCCGGCATATATGCATGCAAACACGGGTGAATTGGGGTCATGAGGCTCATAGGGCATAAGCAAGAACGACCCCCAAAAGGACGAGGTCACTCTCCCCCTTTTTTGGCCAAAGCACCCAAAGGGCCTGAAGTCATGACAGTTTTTTTAATCTACAGTTCTTCTATAATTtggaaccctgagtgtctccagggtggcactgtccctgtaactactgactgtaagttgctctggataagggcgtctgataaatgctctaaatgtaaatgttactgaGTTCAAGTAAAGCTGAGACCTGCAGAGGTCTTCTCAGTAGGgcattaaagtttttttcagaATAACTGATCCGTCAATAAATCAACACGTTGTCATCTTTGCAAGCACAATCCCAGCTGTTGACTTTACATCCCCGTCCCCATCTGTATTTCATACATCCCCTCAAAATatctaatataataaaaacaataatactgtAGCAGACACACTGATATTGTCAGGAACACCTCCAAAGTTCAGCCCCAGTCACCCCAGGAGACCAACCACCAAAAGACAGCCGTGCATCCTGATACACGTTACAATACTATAAAATAAGCCGTTCCTTTTATTTTGTCCGATTATAATACTCCACGCTGGCCAGGTCCCTGTTTGAGAAGTGTTTACCCCACCTTACCGCATCGTCATGTCGCTGCTTCCTCCTCGCCGGGCTCATCTTAAAAATCCTCCTGTCAGCCCGGAAACGGCGGAAGGCGGCACGTGGCAGGTTCAGTTCCGCGCGAGGCAGAGTTCAGTTGCGCACGCTGGTGAACTTTATGTGTTTaataaagtcaaagtgaagtgattgtcacatgtgatacacagcagcacagcacacggtgcacacagtgaaatttgccctctgcatttaacccatcaccctgtgtgagcagtgggcagccatgacaggcgcctggggaccagtgtgtggggacggtgctttgctcagtggcaccttggcgggtcgggattcgaaccagcaaccttctgtttacggggccgcttccttaaccgctaggccaccactgccccataataaGCAGCCTTCCATCATGGAGCAAAAAGCGCAACCAAAAAGAAGGCCGTGGACAACAGACAACAGACTGTTCTGCTCTGTCCCTACTTCACAGTAATTGATGGTGGCCAGTTGTGCTTATGAGAGGAAACGGAACTAAAGTGGATGAATTCTGCTGCTCCGTTCGAGGTTATGATGTTCTGACCTCAGTTCTCTGAGGAACAGCCTGTCCTGGTTGAAGTTGTTAGTtaaacgttgtgtgtgtgtttgtaggagtACACCATCGACATTTTCTTTGCTCAGACGTGGTATGACAGTCGGCTGAAGTTCAACAGCTCCATGAAGCTCCTCATGCTCAACAGCAACATGGTGGGGAAGATCTGGATCCCCGACACGTTCTTCCGCAATTCCCGCAAGTCCGACGCCCATTGGATCACCACACCCAATCGCCTGCTCCGCCTCTGGAGCAACGGTCGGGTGATGTACACTCTGAGGTGAGGCCGTACGGCATCAGCCACTTATCTGCCGTCGGTGTGGACCTATGTGCTTCTGTCCTGTAGCTCTATATGGCGCTGCATACActcaacacatttatttatgtctACGCTGTACAAACTGTGGCCATTCCGGgaggacttgtgtgtgtgtgtgtctgtgtgtgtgtgtgtgtctgtgtgtgtgtgtgtgtgtgtgtgtatatacatgttttTAGGATGACCAATTTGCATTTGGAATTAAATTTTTCAATCaatgcattataaatatttaatatttaagcaTTCAATATTTAACATCAGTGTAAATAATAGATGAACCACAACTCCAAGGCTTATCAATATTCAGTGCTATTAACAGCACAAAGTGGATTTTGAAAATTGTTCCCAAATGTAATTTTGCAAATTAGTTGACAGGTCATTGTGGTGACCATTAAACTGAAGGTCAGCAAATGTCAGTAAATACTCCAATGAATCTATATaatataatctaaaaatattgataaaataatTTGCTTATCAATATTTCATAAACTGATGGGTCATGACATCACGAGTGGATTTTCTAGAACTTCCAAATCATCAAATGTTGGTGAAGATGGAAGGATGATGACTGGATTTGTTCATGTCCATTTCcagtctttacattttagtGAAAGCAGGATAGAAGTATAGAAATTCAgaggttttatatattttataaaaaaaaaaaaaactatataaaaacatatattaagGAGGTCAAAATGAACAGGtcgcttttcattttaaacatttgccTGCAGGTGGGTGTGTCTTCCATGCACAGAGCACATGATTGGCAaccaatatttttaataattctgaataatcgtgattaatttttttcaaaagtgCAATTAGTTACATGTTTTTCATCAATTACCAGCCTATTCATTTATGGTTATGTACATTTCACTTTGCACAAGGGACTTTTGTCATAAAGGTTTAGCCTACAGATTGACAGAGTGTGTCACATCTACTTTGTCCagttatgaaatatatattcagTAATTTGACACACAGTATATATAGAAATCAGCATGTAATTTGGGGTTGCAGGGATAAGACCTTCCAGGAACATTTTACGGTGCACAGTCTGCTTGTCTCATGTTACGTTCAACAACgtgctttttgttttatgtttcctTTTGCATTCTATGTTTCTTTGTTAGGTTGACTATTAATGCGGAATGCTACCTAAAGCTGCATAACTTTCCCATGGATGAACACTCCTGTCCCCTGGAGTTCTCCAGCTGTAGGTGTCACACTTTCTCACACCAAACCCTGTGCATCTCCCCTGACTTCCAATCAGCCAGCTTTAAGCTGCGAACGTGCATTGCCACTCACCTCGAATGGGGTCTCACGACCAGACAGCCATCATGCTCGCAAATCTCCACGCATCTCTGCTTACCGCCAGCCGCCCTGCTGCCAATGGTCATTCCCTGACCTGCAGGAGTCAGAAATGACTGGGTCCATCCATCCTTTTCTCCATCTGTCTCTCCTGGGGCTCATCTGAccatcgtgtgtgtgttggttgtgtgcCTCCGCCATGCCTCCATCGAAGTAGAATGTTTGTGAGTCGTGGCCTGGTTCTGTAACTGCGTGTGGATTCTCCTCCAGACGGATACCCGAAGAACGAGATCATGTACCGCTGGCAGCGCCGCTCGGTGGAGGTAGCAGACCAGCGCTACTGGAGGCTCTACCAGTTTGCCTTTGTTGGTCTGAGGAACACTTCAGATGTCGCGCACACACAGTCTGGTATGCTGGGTCCTCATGAACAACTCTGGTTGCGTACCAGTGTTCTACTGTGACTAAATACATTCACACAACTGAAATAGTCGATTTGGAATCTTTCACGTCCCA includes the following:
- the LOC114784303 gene encoding gamma-aminobutyric acid receptor subunit gamma-1-like, which codes for MAAALQVPLIFVLLGVCMAFGPNKGEEEDYEDVPINKTWVLSPKVDESDVTSILNKLLQGYDNKLRPDIGVRPTVIETAVYVNSIGPVDPINMEYTIDIFFAQTWYDSRLKFNSSMKLLMLNSNMVGKIWIPDTFFRNSRKSDAHWITTPNRLLRLWSNGRVMYTLRLTINAECYLKLHNFPMDEHSCPLEFSSYGYPKNEIMYRWQRRSVEVADQRYWRLYQFAFVGLRNTSDVAHTQSGEYVVMTIFFDLSRRMGYFTIQTYIPCSMIVVLSWVSFWINKDAVPARTSLGITTVLTMTTLSTISRKSLPKVSYVTAMDLFVSVCFIFTFAALMEYGTLHYFTSNRQSKKTKTPNAQKSSIVNIRPGTSLLQMNNIAPYHDEDDYAYECLDGKDCASFFCCFDDCRSGAWRENRMHVHVSKIDSYSRIFFPTAFGLFNLVYWIGYLYL